One genomic segment of Culturomica massiliensis includes these proteins:
- the kdpF gene encoding K(+)-transporting ATPase subunit F, producing MYTVLFILSIVMFGYLLYVLIKPEEF from the coding sequence ATGTATACGGTTTTATTTATTCTCAGTATTGTGATGTTCGGGTATCTGTTGTATGTGCTGATAAAGCCCGAAGAATTTTAA
- the kdpB gene encoding potassium-transporting ATPase subunit KdpB: protein MRNNNTSSLFQKDQVRESLKQSFVKLNPRLMIKNPIMFTVEVCTVVMFFVMLYSAVNDSQGSFAYNTWVFIILFVTLLFADFAEAIAEARGKAQADSLRKTREETPAKLQVNGRIVTVTSSELKKGDIFICEAGDIVPADGEIIEGLASIDESAITGESAPVIREAGGDKSSVTGGTKVLSDRIEVLVTTQPGESFLDKMIALVEGASRQKTPNEIALTILLAAFTLVFVIVCVTLKPFADYTGTVITIASFLSLFVCLIPTTIGGLLSAIGIAGMDRALRANVITKSGKAVETAGDIDTLLLDKTGTITIGNRKATRFYPVNEAEHQAFVRVCVLSSVSDETPEGKSILELAHESGIRMRDLHTEGARMIKFSAETRCSGINLKDGTEIRKGAFDTIRKLTESAGYVFPAEVADLIQNITANGGTPLVVCVDKKVAGVIELQDVIKPGIQARFERLRKMGVKTVMVTGDNPLTAKYIAEKAGVDDFIAEAKPEDKMEYIKKEQAAGKLVAMMGDGTNDAPALAQANVGVAMNSGTQAAKEAGNMVDLDNDPTKLIEIVEIGKQLLMTRGTLTTFSIANDVAKYFAIVPALFMLSIPELAALNIMGLHSPESAILSAIIFNAIIIPILIPLALRGVQYKPVGASALLRRNLLIYGLGGVIVPFIGIKLIDLLIGLFF from the coding sequence ATGAGAAATAATAATACATCCTCCCTGTTTCAAAAAGATCAGGTGAGGGAAAGTTTGAAACAATCATTCGTGAAATTGAATCCGCGATTGATGATTAAGAATCCGATTATGTTTACGGTGGAGGTTTGCACGGTCGTCATGTTTTTTGTGATGCTGTATTCTGCTGTTAACGATTCGCAAGGTTCGTTTGCCTATAATACCTGGGTTTTTATAATCCTGTTTGTTACCTTGTTGTTCGCTGATTTTGCAGAGGCGATTGCAGAGGCCCGCGGTAAAGCCCAGGCCGATAGTTTGCGTAAAACCCGTGAAGAGACTCCGGCAAAATTGCAGGTAAACGGTAGAATTGTAACGGTTACCAGCTCTGAATTGAAGAAGGGGGATATTTTCATCTGCGAAGCGGGGGATATCGTACCTGCCGACGGCGAAATTATAGAAGGGCTGGCTTCTATAGATGAGAGTGCAATAACGGGAGAATCGGCACCTGTCATTCGGGAAGCCGGCGGAGATAAAAGTTCAGTGACCGGGGGAACGAAAGTTTTGTCCGACCGTATTGAAGTATTGGTTACGACTCAACCGGGAGAGAGTTTTCTGGATAAGATGATTGCTCTTGTAGAAGGGGCGTCCCGGCAGAAAACTCCGAATGAAATCGCTTTGACCATTTTGCTGGCAGCTTTTACGCTGGTGTTTGTGATTGTGTGTGTGACGCTGAAACCTTTTGCCGATTATACTGGAACGGTAATTACGATCGCTTCTTTTCTGTCTTTATTTGTTTGTCTGATTCCGACGACAATCGGCGGTTTGCTTTCTGCTATCGGTATTGCCGGAATGGACCGTGCATTGCGTGCCAATGTGATTACTAAATCCGGTAAAGCAGTGGAAACGGCCGGCGACATAGATACATTGTTGTTGGATAAGACAGGAACGATTACAATCGGTAATCGTAAGGCGACCCGGTTTTATCCTGTAAACGAAGCGGAGCATCAGGCGTTTGTCAGGGTTTGTGTACTTTCTTCCGTGTCTGATGAGACTCCGGAAGGGAAATCGATTCTCGAATTGGCCCATGAATCCGGAATCCGTATGCGTGATTTACATACGGAAGGGGCCCGGATGATTAAATTTTCGGCTGAAACGCGTTGCTCCGGTATTAATTTGAAGGACGGAACCGAGATTCGTAAAGGGGCTTTCGATACCATTCGTAAACTGACCGAATCTGCCGGATATGTATTCCCTGCGGAAGTGGCAGATCTGATACAGAATATCACAGCGAACGGAGGTACGCCACTGGTTGTGTGTGTCGATAAAAAAGTGGCCGGCGTGATTGAATTACAAGATGTTATAAAGCCGGGCATTCAGGCTCGTTTTGAACGCTTGCGGAAGATGGGGGTCAAAACCGTTATGGTAACCGGTGATAATCCCTTGACAGCTAAATATATTGCAGAAAAAGCCGGGGTCGATGATTTTATTGCGGAGGCCAAACCGGAAGATAAGATGGAATACATCAAAAAGGAACAGGCTGCCGGGAAGTTGGTCGCCATGATGGGAGATGGCACAAACGATGCACCTGCATTGGCACAGGCAAATGTGGGGGTTGCAATGAACAGTGGGACTCAGGCGGCAAAGGAAGCCGGTAATATGGTGGATCTGGATAATGATCCGACGAAGTTGATCGAGATTGTCGAGATCGGTAAACAGTTGCTGATGACCCGTGGTACGTTGACTACTTTTTCCATTGCCAATGATGTGGCGAAGTATTTTGCCATCGTGCCCGCTTTGTTTATGTTATCGATTCCTGAGTTGGCTGCATTGAATATCATGGGATTGCATAGTCCGGAAAGTGCCATTTTATCGGCAATCATTTTCAACGCAATCATTATCCCGATTTTGATTCCGCTGGCATTGCGGGGAGTGCAGTATAAACCGGTCGGGGCTTCGGCTTTACTTCGCCGTAATCTGTTGATATATGGCTTGGGTGGTGTAATTGTTCCGTTTATAGGGATTAAGTTGATCGATTTGTTGATCGGTTTGTTCTTTTAA
- a CDS encoding Crp/Fnr family transcriptional regulator, producing the protein MKDNTFEKIAEHFAVSGQEIRLLLKDAEKISFTPKDIVVHEREINSNLYFITQGVWRAYTFKDGVEVTLWFVSEGEMALSVWGYTSNLPSHLTLEVVTDSEAYCLSRSKLEQLFQSSISLANLGRKILENFMLEIEVAWLDSYNRTALERYVTLLEKQPEIIRAVPLKYIASYLGITAQSLSRIRNRLAGLSRHI; encoded by the coding sequence ATGAAAGACAATACCTTCGAGAAAATAGCCGAACATTTTGCCGTCTCCGGGCAGGAAATCCGGCTGTTACTGAAAGACGCGGAAAAAATATCCTTTACCCCGAAAGATATTGTCGTCCATGAACGGGAAATAAACAGTAACCTGTATTTTATCACCCAAGGCGTATGGCGGGCATATACATTTAAAGACGGAGTCGAAGTGACGTTATGGTTTGTCTCCGAAGGAGAAATGGCTCTCTCTGTATGGGGATATACTTCGAATCTTCCTTCACACCTGACCCTGGAAGTCGTAACGGACAGCGAAGCCTATTGCCTGTCCAGATCCAAACTGGAACAACTGTTTCAGTCTTCTATTTCCCTGGCCAATTTAGGCCGGAAAATACTCGAAAATTTCATGCTTGAAATCGAGGTGGCCTGGCTGGACTCATACAATCGTACGGCCTTAGAACGCTATGTCACCCTCCTGGAAAAACAACCCGAAATCATCCGGGCTGTTCCTTTGAAATACATCGCGTCCTATCTGGGAATCACCGCTCAATCGCTCAGTCGTATCAGAAATCGTTTGGCGGGATTATCGAGGCATATTTAA
- a CDS encoding NADP-dependent oxidoreductase, whose amino-acid sequence MKAMVLKKFGGIENFVLEDISKPQVKAGEVSVRVIAIGLDPIDVKTRRGGGVASGYEGDAPMVLGWSISGIVDRVGPGVENFSAGDAVFGTVNFPGRGGAYAEYVVAPAGQLARKPSGISFTDAAGATLAALTAWQALVDRGHVKQGDKVLVHGAAGGVGSFAVQIAKFFGACVIGTASGEDIGCVKQLGADEVIDYKNQRFEEITSGFDLILDTIGGENFVRSLKVLKPEGVIVLLPSDKKDEAEKVMQDRYIRNYYHILVHPNGREMQKIASLLGTEDIKVRIGKVFPFRQLPEAHAALENRKVRGKIVVSLADLGGEMSVC is encoded by the coding sequence ATGAAGGCAATGGTATTGAAGAAATTCGGAGGGATAGAGAACTTTGTATTGGAGGATATTTCGAAGCCGCAAGTAAAGGCGGGAGAGGTATCGGTCCGGGTTATAGCGATCGGTCTTGATCCGATTGATGTGAAAACCCGCAGAGGGGGCGGGGTGGCTTCCGGGTATGAAGGGGATGCTCCGATGGTATTGGGATGGAGTATTTCCGGAATTGTGGATCGGGTAGGGCCGGGGGTCGAGAATTTTTCAGCCGGAGACGCTGTTTTCGGAACAGTAAATTTTCCGGGGCGGGGAGGTGCCTATGCTGAATATGTTGTGGCTCCCGCCGGCCAGCTGGCCCGGAAACCGTCCGGAATTTCTTTTACGGATGCAGCCGGGGCTACATTGGCGGCTTTGACAGCCTGGCAGGCGTTGGTAGACAGGGGGCATGTGAAGCAAGGCGATAAGGTGCTTGTTCATGGGGCTGCCGGAGGAGTCGGAAGTTTTGCCGTACAGATCGCTAAATTTTTCGGGGCCTGTGTAATAGGAACAGCTTCCGGTGAAGATATCGGTTGCGTGAAACAACTCGGAGCAGATGAGGTGATTGATTATAAAAATCAACGGTTTGAAGAGATTACTTCCGGATTCGACCTGATCCTGGATACGATCGGAGGGGAAAATTTTGTGCGTTCATTAAAAGTGCTCAAACCGGAAGGGGTGATTGTATTGTTGCCTTCGGATAAAAAAGACGAAGCGGAAAAGGTGATGCAGGACCGGTATATCCGGAATTATTATCACATACTTGTACATCCCAATGGAAGAGAAATGCAAAAGATAGCTTCTTTACTTGGGACGGAAGACATAAAAGTAAGGATTGGTAAAGTTTTTCCTTTCAGGCAGTTGCCTGAAGCCCATGCAGCTTTAGAAAACAGAAAAGTCAGAGGAAAGATCGTTGTTTCCTTAGCCGATTTGGGTGGAGAGATGTCGGTTTGTTAG
- a CDS encoding RNA recognition motif domain-containing protein translates to MNIYISNLSFGISDADLNQLFSEYGEVSSAKVITDRETGRSRGFGFVEMSNDEEAEKAINELNQAEYDGKVINVSVAKPRENRGNNRGNNSRGGYNSNRGGGYNSNRRY, encoded by the coding sequence ATGAACATTTACATTTCAAATTTAAGTTTCGGCATAAGCGACGCCGATTTAAACCAGTTATTCAGCGAATACGGTGAAGTTTCTTCTGCTAAAGTCATTACAGACCGCGAAACAGGACGTTCCCGCGGCTTCGGCTTCGTAGAAATGTCTAACGACGAAGAAGCTGAAAAGGCTATTAACGAATTGAACCAAGCTGAATACGACGGTAAGGTTATCAATGTATCCGTAGCCAAACCCCGTGAAAACAGAGGCAACAATCGCGGTAACAACAGTCGCGGAGGTTACAACTCAAACCGCGGTGGAGGTTACAATTCCAATCGCAGATATTAA
- a CDS encoding ATP-binding protein — MKGKRKIISIDESLCNGCGACVAGCHEGALQLIDGKARIVSELYCDGLGACIGECPAGAITIEEREAMPYDERAVMARIVPQGEETVKAHLEHLQKHGETAYVRQALDYLKESGIMMNFLLSGPEDRETSSGMGKPLPCGCPGSMSRSFVAPAKISGTTHGEVQLPSQLSQWPVQLHLLNPQAGHFQGADVVLAADCTAYAYGDFHRRFLRNRTLAIACPKLDCNKESYVAKLVGMIDSAGINTLTVVIMEVPCCGGLVRIARMAAEQASRKVPLKKVVVGVQGEIVEETWLS, encoded by the coding sequence ATGAAAGGAAAGAGAAAAATTATCAGCATAGACGAGTCGTTGTGTAATGGATGTGGTGCTTGTGTTGCCGGATGTCATGAAGGAGCTTTACAATTGATAGATGGAAAAGCCCGGATTGTGAGTGAACTTTATTGTGACGGCTTGGGGGCTTGTATCGGAGAATGTCCTGCCGGAGCAATAACGATAGAAGAACGGGAAGCGATGCCTTATGACGAGCGGGCTGTAATGGCCCGGATTGTGCCCCAGGGAGAAGAAACCGTTAAAGCCCATTTGGAACACTTACAAAAACACGGAGAGACGGCTTATGTCCGTCAGGCCCTTGACTATTTGAAAGAGTCCGGGATAATGATGAATTTTTTACTTTCTGGCCCGGAGGATAGAGAAACCTCATCCGGCATGGGAAAACCTTTGCCTTGCGGATGTCCCGGTAGTATGTCCCGTTCTTTTGTCGCTCCGGCTAAAATTTCCGGGACGACTCATGGGGAAGTTCAATTACCGTCACAGCTTAGTCAATGGCCGGTGCAATTACATCTGCTGAATCCCCAAGCCGGTCATTTCCAAGGTGCGGATGTTGTATTGGCAGCCGATTGTACGGCTTATGCCTACGGGGATTTTCATCGTCGTTTCCTTCGGAACCGTACGCTTGCAATTGCTTGTCCCAAATTAGACTGTAATAAAGAATCTTACGTGGCCAAACTCGTCGGTATGATCGATTCGGCCGGGATCAATACATTGACTGTTGTTATTATGGAGGTTCCCTGTTGTGGAGGACTGGTACGCATTGCCCGGATGGCAGCAGAACAGGCAAGCCGTAAAGTACCCCTTAAAAAAGTGGTTGTTGGTGTACAAGGGGAGATTGTAGAAGAAACCTGGCTTTCTTAA
- a CDS encoding MATE family efflux transporter, producing the protein MMQDNIDFGTMNIPRLFRKMFIPTLLGMVLAATITIADGIFVGRGIGSDALAAVNIVAPFFMLSTGIGLMFGVGASIVASIRLSQHKIKVACINITQALSVSLCLTLLLSAVVMAFRTDVAYLLGSSEALLPLVLEYMNWIVPFLAFNMLLSIGLFVIRLDGSPTFAMLCSAIPALINLVLDYVFVYPLDYGLAGAALASVISVVIGSIMILVYLLKYANVLHLYRPKFTRKSIRLTVRNIGYMVKLGFSAFLSEAAIACMLLVGNYVFIHYLGENGVAAYSVACYCFPIVFMINNAIAQSTQPIISYNYGIKQWKRVKQAFRLSVTYAVICGSIATLLTIALCTAVVALFLGDTGPAYTIAVHGIPWFSLGFIFFALNIVCIGYYQSIESFRPATIFTVLRGIVILSLNFTCLPLILGIKGIWLAVPFTELFTFVIIVLYYLKQGKKQ; encoded by the coding sequence ATGATGCAGGACAATATTGACTTCGGGACAATGAATATCCCCAGATTATTTCGTAAAATGTTCATTCCGACCCTGTTGGGGATGGTTCTTGCAGCAACAATCACCATTGCCGACGGTATCTTTGTAGGCCGGGGGATAGGAAGTGATGCCCTCGCTGCCGTAAACATCGTCGCTCCTTTTTTCATGCTATCCACCGGCATAGGCCTGATGTTCGGTGTCGGAGCTTCAATCGTCGCCTCCATCCGCCTGTCACAGCACAAAATAAAAGTTGCCTGCATCAATATTACCCAGGCACTTTCCGTTTCTCTCTGCCTCACACTACTGTTATCCGCTGTCGTTATGGCATTCAGAACCGATGTCGCCTATCTGTTGGGAAGTTCGGAGGCCCTGTTGCCTTTGGTATTGGAATACATGAACTGGATCGTCCCCTTTCTGGCATTCAACATGCTGTTAAGTATAGGATTATTTGTTATCCGACTGGACGGCTCACCGACGTTCGCCATGCTATGCAGCGCTATTCCGGCCTTAATTAACCTTGTACTAGACTATGTTTTCGTATATCCGCTGGATTACGGCCTGGCAGGAGCTGCTTTGGCATCCGTAATCTCAGTTGTTATCGGTAGCATCATGATTCTGGTTTATTTACTGAAATATGCAAATGTATTACACCTCTACCGGCCGAAATTCACCCGTAAAAGCATACGCCTGACTGTAAGAAATATCGGCTATATGGTAAAATTAGGCTTTTCCGCATTCCTTAGTGAAGCTGCCATTGCCTGTATGTTATTGGTAGGGAATTACGTTTTCATTCACTATTTAGGCGAAAACGGTGTTGCTGCATACAGTGTCGCCTGCTACTGCTTTCCCATTGTTTTTATGATAAACAATGCTATAGCCCAGTCCACACAGCCCATCATCAGTTACAATTACGGAATAAAGCAATGGAAACGGGTAAAACAGGCATTCCGCCTCTCCGTAACCTATGCCGTGATATGCGGTTCGATTGCCACATTACTTACGATTGCCTTATGCACTGCTGTCGTAGCCTTATTTTTAGGAGATACCGGGCCGGCATATACAATTGCCGTACACGGGATTCCATGGTTCTCTCTCGGATTTATTTTCTTTGCACTTAATATCGTCTGCATCGGATATTATCAAAGCATCGAATCATTCCGGCCGGCAACGATTTTTACCGTATTGCGGGGCATTGTTATTTTATCCCTGAACTTTACTTGTCTTCCGCTTATTTTAGGGATTAAAGGCATCTGGTTAGCTGTCCCATTCACAGAATTATTTACCTTTGTAATCATTGTCCTCTATTATTTAAAACAAGGTAAAAAACAATGA
- the hydG gene encoding [FeFe] hydrogenase H-cluster radical SAM maturase HydG: MYNVKSKVAEEFIDDAEILSTIEYAQANKNNRQLIESLIERARNCKGLTHREAALLLECEDPGLIEKMFEVAKEIKQKFYGNRIVMFAPLYLSNYCVNGCVYCPYHAKNKTIARRKLTQEEIRQEVIALQDMGHKRLALEAGEHPAMNPIEYILESIKTIYSIKHKNGAIRRVNVNIAATTVENYQKLRDAGIGTYILFQETYHKKNYEALHPSGPKSNYAYHTEAMDRAMEAGIDDVGIGVLYGLNTYRYDFIGLLMHAEHLEATFGVGPHTISVPRLCDADDIDTDDFANTVPDDIFRRIVAVIRIAVPYTGMIVSTRESQASREKVLDIGVSQISGGSHTSVGGYVNKEEFDETTSQFDVSDRRTLDEVVSWLLDLGYIPSFCTACYRAGRTGDRFMSLVKSGQIANCCQPNALMTLKEYLEDYASPETRLKGERMIEAEMQRVPNEKVRCIAVENLERIAKGERDFRF, translated from the coding sequence ATGTACAATGTAAAATCAAAAGTAGCGGAGGAGTTTATTGACGACGCAGAGATTTTATCTACCATAGAATATGCCCAAGCCAATAAAAATAACCGGCAGCTGATAGAAAGCCTGATAGAACGGGCCCGGAATTGTAAAGGACTGACACATCGTGAAGCAGCCTTGTTGCTCGAATGCGAAGATCCCGGTCTTATAGAGAAGATGTTTGAGGTTGCCAAAGAAATCAAGCAAAAATTTTACGGCAACCGTATTGTTATGTTTGCTCCGCTGTATTTATCCAACTACTGTGTGAATGGCTGTGTTTATTGTCCCTATCATGCGAAAAACAAGACGATAGCACGCCGTAAACTGACCCAGGAGGAAATCCGTCAGGAGGTGATCGCCCTTCAGGACATGGGACATAAGCGTCTTGCCCTTGAAGCCGGAGAGCATCCGGCGATGAATCCCATAGAGTATATTCTGGAGAGTATAAAGACAATATATTCCATTAAGCATAAGAACGGAGCTATCCGCCGCGTGAATGTCAATATTGCGGCAACGACGGTGGAAAATTATCAGAAATTGCGGGATGCGGGAATAGGTACTTATATTCTTTTTCAGGAAACTTACCATAAGAAGAATTACGAAGCTTTACATCCCAGCGGTCCTAAGAGCAACTACGCCTATCATACCGAAGCGATGGACCGTGCGATGGAAGCAGGGATAGATGACGTGGGTATTGGAGTATTGTACGGATTGAATACCTATCGTTATGATTTTATCGGGTTGCTGATGCATGCGGAACATTTGGAAGCGACATTCGGGGTCGGACCGCACACAATCAGTGTACCTCGTTTGTGTGATGCCGATGATATCGATACGGATGATTTTGCCAATACTGTTCCCGACGATATTTTCCGGCGAATTGTAGCCGTGATCCGGATTGCGGTGCCTTACACCGGGATGATTGTTTCTACCCGGGAATCTCAAGCTTCCCGGGAAAAAGTGCTGGATATCGGTGTGTCGCAGATCAGTGGCGGATCGCATACCAGTGTCGGCGGATATGTCAATAAGGAGGAATTTGATGAAACGACTTCTCAGTTCGATGTTTCCGACCGCCGTACTTTGGACGAGGTGGTGTCGTGGTTGCTGGATTTAGGATATATTCCAAGTTTTTGTACGGCTTGTTATCGTGCCGGACGTACAGGCGACCGTTTTATGTCTTTGGTAAAGTCAGGACAGATAGCCAATTGCTGTCAGCCGAATGCCTTGATGACGTTGAAAGAGTATTTGGAAGATTATGCTTCGCCGGAGACCCGTTTGAAGGGAGAACGGATGATTGAAGCAGAAATGCAGCGGGTGCCTAACGAGAAAGTACGTTGTATTGCTGTGGAAAATCTGGAAAGAATTGCCAAAGGCGAACGGGATTTCAGGTTCTGA
- a CDS encoding sigma-54-dependent transcriptional regulator: protein MDSILIIDDEPQIRKLLSRIMELEGYEVWQAADCQSTLKQLKLHRPQVALCDVFLPDGNGVELVSTIKRLYPEIEVILLTAHGNIPDGVQAIKNGAFDYITKGDDNNKIIPLISRAMEQAKKNIGENVSKDVSVIGTFDMILGKSACLQEAVKLAQKVAATDVTVLLTGETGTGKEVFAQAIHYNSRRRERAFMAVNCSAFSKDLLESELFGHKAGAFTGAVKDKKGLFEVADNGTIFLDEIGEMAYDLQAKLLRVLETGEYIKIGDTKPTKVDLRIISATNRDLKKEVVEGHFREDLYYRLSVFQIHLPPLRERREDIELLARSFVRLFSRKLNKEIGSITPGYLNVLQTNEWKGNIRELRNVIERSMIVCDGQLTVEDLPFELQNIHVADAGSLNYPEFELAAVEKRHIARVLQYTRGNKTEASRLLKIGLTTLYRKIEEYGLS from the coding sequence ATGGACAGCATATTGATTATAGATGATGAGCCGCAAATACGCAAGCTGCTTTCGCGTATTATGGAGCTGGAGGGGTATGAGGTGTGGCAGGCTGCCGATTGTCAGTCGACGTTGAAACAGTTGAAGCTGCACCGGCCGCAGGTGGCCCTGTGTGATGTATTTTTGCCGGATGGGAACGGGGTGGAGTTGGTGAGCACAATAAAACGACTTTATCCGGAAATTGAGGTGATTTTACTAACGGCTCACGGAAATATTCCGGATGGGGTACAGGCTATTAAAAACGGGGCTTTTGATTATATTACGAAAGGTGACGATAATAATAAGATCATCCCGCTGATCAGCCGGGCTATGGAACAGGCCAAAAAAAATATAGGAGAAAATGTAAGTAAGGATGTGTCTGTTATAGGGACGTTCGATATGATTCTGGGAAAATCGGCTTGTTTGCAGGAAGCGGTGAAACTGGCACAGAAAGTTGCTGCAACGGATGTCACTGTATTACTGACAGGCGAAACCGGGACGGGGAAAGAAGTATTTGCACAGGCGATTCATTATAACAGTCGTCGCCGTGAACGTGCGTTTATGGCCGTCAATTGCTCTGCATTTAGCAAAGATTTACTGGAAAGTGAATTATTCGGGCATAAAGCGGGAGCCTTTACCGGGGCTGTAAAAGATAAAAAAGGACTTTTTGAAGTGGCAGATAACGGAACAATTTTTCTCGATGAAATCGGAGAAATGGCTTACGATTTGCAAGCCAAACTGTTGCGGGTGCTTGAAACAGGAGAGTATATTAAAATCGGGGATACGAAACCGACTAAGGTAGATCTGCGGATTATTTCTGCTACCAACCGCGATTTGAAAAAAGAGGTTGTAGAGGGACATTTCAGAGAGGATCTGTATTATCGTTTGTCCGTTTTTCAAATTCATTTGCCTCCGTTGCGTGAGCGTCGGGAAGATATCGAATTATTGGCCCGTTCTTTTGTGCGTCTTTTCTCCCGAAAACTGAATAAAGAGATCGGGAGTATCACTCCCGGTTATTTGAATGTTTTGCAAACTAACGAATGGAAAGGGAATATCCGGGAATTGCGTAATGTGATCGAACGTAGTATGATCGTTTGTGACGGTCAGCTCACAGTGGAGGACTTACCTTTTGAGTTGCAAAATATCCATGTAGCCGATGCCGGTAGTCTGAATTATCCGGAATTTGAATTGGCAGCGGTCGAGAAACGTCATATTGCCCGGGTGCTTCAATATACACGCGGTAATAAAACAGAGGCGTCCCGTTTATTGAAAATCGGTTTGACGACCTTATATCGTAAAATTGAAGAATACGGACTTTCATGA
- the kdpA gene encoding potassium-transporting ATPase subunit KdpA, which yields MNAEILGVIVQIVLMVAISYPLGKYIAKVFKGEKTWMDFMKPIECWIFKLSGIHPEKEMNWKQFLKALLTVNLCWFLWGMLLLVLQGVLPLNPDGNPGQTAHQAFNTCISFMVNCNLQHYSGESGLTYFTQLFVIMLFQFITAACGMAAMAGIMKALAAKTTQTIGNFWNYLVLSCTRILLPLSLIVGFILILQGTPMGFDGKMEVTTLEGTTQLVSQGPTAAIVPIKQLGTNGGGYFGVNSSHPLENPTYLTNMVECIAILIIPMAMVLAFGFYLRRRKLGYCIYGVMLVAYLIGVGINVSQEMGGNPRIDEMGIAQGNGAMEGKEVRLGAGATALWSVTTTVTSNGSVNGMHDSMMPLSGMIQMLNMQINTWFGGVGVGWMNYFTFIIIAVFISGLMVGRTPEFLGKKVEAREMKIASIVALLHPFIILVGTGLAAWLFVHAPGFVTGEGGWLNNPGYRGLGEMLYEYTSSAANNGSGFEGLGDNTWFWNFSCGLVLILGRFLPIVGQVAIAGLLAQKKFIPESAGTLKTDTVTFSVMTFAVIFIVAALSFFPVQALSTIAEHLSL from the coding sequence ATGAATGCGGAAATTTTAGGGGTAATCGTGCAAATTGTTCTGATGGTAGCGATCAGTTATCCGTTGGGAAAATATATTGCTAAAGTTTTTAAAGGTGAAAAGACGTGGATGGATTTCATGAAACCCATCGAGTGCTGGATTTTTAAATTGAGTGGTATTCATCCGGAAAAAGAGATGAACTGGAAACAGTTTCTGAAAGCTTTACTGACGGTGAATTTATGTTGGTTTCTTTGGGGAATGCTGTTGTTAGTCCTGCAAGGTGTCTTGCCGCTGAATCCGGATGGTAATCCCGGACAGACGGCTCATCAGGCATTCAATACCTGTATCAGCTTTATGGTGAACTGTAACCTGCAGCATTATAGCGGTGAAAGCGGATTGACTTATTTTACCCAGTTGTTTGTAATTATGTTGTTTCAATTCATTACCGCTGCCTGCGGTATGGCTGCGATGGCCGGAATTATGAAAGCTCTGGCGGCAAAGACCACCCAAACAATCGGGAATTTCTGGAATTATTTGGTACTGAGTTGCACCCGTATTCTGTTGCCGCTTTCGTTAATCGTCGGTTTTATTTTGATACTTCAGGGAACGCCGATGGGATTTGACGGTAAGATGGAAGTTACTACGCTGGAAGGAACGACTCAACTGGTTTCACAGGGACCGACGGCGGCGATTGTGCCGATCAAGCAGTTGGGGACCAACGGCGGTGGCTATTTCGGGGTCAATTCTTCTCATCCTTTGGAAAATCCGACTTACCTGACGAATATGGTGGAATGTATAGCGATATTGATTATTCCGATGGCCATGGTTCTTGCATTCGGATTTTATTTACGCCGTAGAAAGTTGGGATATTGTATTTATGGGGTGATGTTGGTGGCCTATTTAATCGGTGTCGGTATTAATGTTAGCCAGGAAATGGGCGGAAATCCGCGGATAGATGAGATGGGTATCGCACAGGGAAACGGAGCGATGGAGGGGAAAGAGGTGCGTTTGGGAGCAGGGGCGACGGCTTTGTGGAGTGTAACGACTACGGTTACGTCTAATGGTTCGGTTAACGGGATGCATGATTCTATGATGCCGCTTTCCGGTATGATTCAAATGCTGAATATGCAGATTAACACCTGGTTCGGAGGTGTCGGTGTCGGATGGATGAATTATTTTACGTTTATAATCATAGCCGTATTTATCAGCGGATTGATGGTGGGACGTACGCCTGAATTTCTGGGGAAAAAAGTAGAAGCGCGGGAGATGAAGATAGCCTCTATCGTTGCTTTGCTCCATCCTTTTATCATATTGGTCGGAACCGGATTGGCCGCCTGGCTTTTTGTCCATGCTCCCGGATTTGTGACGGGTGAAGGCGGATGGTTGAATAATCCCGGATATCGTGGATTGGGGGAGATGCTGTATGAATATACTTCCTCGGCTGCCAATAATGGATCCGGTTTTGAAGGCTTGGGTGACAACACCTGGTTCTGGAATTTTTCCTGTGGTTTGGTACTGATATTGGGACGTTTTCTGCCTATCGTCGGGCAAGTTGCCATCGCCGGGTTGTTGGCCCAGAAAAAGTTTATACCTGAAAGTGCCGGTACACTCAAGACGGATACGGTGACTTTCAGTGTGATGACTTTTGCGGTCATATTTATTGTAGCTGCATTGTCGTTCTTCCCGGTACAGGCGTTGAGCACAATAGCCGAGCATCTCAGTTTGTGA